A genomic segment from Lutzomyia longipalpis isolate SR_M1_2022 chromosome 3, ASM2433408v1 encodes:
- the LOC129793144 gene encoding multifunctional methyltransferase subunit TRM112-like protein: protein MKLLTYNFLTSKFIRGVKVGYPLKLNVVQKEIKSADYNQEFITRMIPRLDWAGVCFAAEQVGCGGDIPKEFSDQITGDAEVMQRLHHILLEIDIIEGNLQCPETGRIFPISNGIPNMLLNEEEV, encoded by the exons ATGAAACTACTAACGTACAATTTTCTTACATCGAAATTCATTCGAGGCGTCAAAGTTGGTTATCCGCTAAAGTTGAAT GTTGTTCAGAAGGAGATAAAGAGTGCCGACTACaatcaggagtttatcacacGAATGATACCACGATTAGACTGGGCGGGAGTTTGTTTTGCCGCTGAACAG GTAGGCTGTGGCGGAGACATTCCAAAGGAGTTTAGTGATCAGATAACAGGAGATGCCGAAGTAATGCAGCGACTGCACCATATCCTCTTAGAAATTGACATAATCGAAGGGAATCTACAATGCCCGGAAACAGGGAGGATATTTCCCATTTCCAATGGCATCCCAAATATGTTGCTCAATGAGGaagaagtttaa
- the LOC129793142 gene encoding E3 SUMO-protein ligase PIAS1 isoform X2 → MYQQQNMLSFTPDANRIMTQSNNNGIMNYVSGYPQEVDVKLKKLAFFDILATLVNPSLLAPTSSQRLHENTLYFTLSPTQATEIASNRDIRNATRVEHIVQVQLRFCLMDTATEQDDYFPPNISVKVNGKQCQLPNPIPTNKPGVEPKRPPRPVNITGNIKASPLVTNTVQVSWCSEFNRGHVVSIYLVKKLTSPQLLQRLKTKGIKSADITRNLIIDKLKEDADCDIATTMLRVSLICPLGKMRMSTPCRASTCSHLQCFDACLYLQMNERKPTWNCPVCDKQAVYENLVIDGYFQDVIASKNLGPDSNEIQLHEDGSWSVHVLKSDAQTLDTPVKPAQKVEIISDDLEVISTKCDDKSGSNHGVEPSSTTGVTVDLTLSDSDDDLPLKRKQNSGNSNR, encoded by the exons ATGTATCAACAGCAGAATATGCTATCTTTCACCCCTGACGCCAATCGAATCATGACG CAGTCAAACAACAATGGGATCATGAATTATGTGTCAGGGTACCCACAGGAGGTGGATGTGAAGCTGAAGAAGTTGGCATTCTTTGACATTCTCGCCACATTGGTCAATCCATCCCTGCTGGCACCCACATCGTCACAGCGTCTTCATGAGAACACCCTCTATTTCACCCTGTCACCCACCCAAGCTACGGAAATTGCCAGCAATCGTGACATCAGGAATGCCACAAGGGTTGAGCACATAGTGCAGGTTCAGCTGCGATTCTGCCTCATGGATACAGCCACTGAGCAGGATGATTACTTTCCACCCAATATCTCTGTCAAAGTCAACGGGAAGCAGTGTCAACTGCCG AATCCCATTCCAACAAATAAGCCTGGTGTTGAACCAAAACGTCCACCGAGACCTGTAAATATCACTGGAAACATAAAAGCATCACCTCTGGTGACAAATACCGTACAAGTTAGTTGGTGTTCGGAATTTAATCGTGGTCACGTTGTCTCTATTTACCTT gTGAAGAAACTCACATCTCCACAACTCCTGCAGCGGCTTAAGACAAAAGGAATTAAATCAGCTGACATTACGAGGAACCTAA TCATAGATAAACTAAAGGAGGATGCAGACTGCGATATTGCCACAACAATGCTAAGGGTATCACTTATATGTCCTCTGGGGAAGATGAGGATGTCAACACCATGCCGTGCATCAACCTGCTCCCATCTACAGTGCTTCGATGCGTGTTTGTATCTACAGATGAATGAGCGGAAGCCCACGTGGAATTGCCCAGTGTGCGATAAGCAGGCAGTTTATGAGAATTTGGTCATTGATGG GTACTTCCAAGACGTGATTGCATCGAAGAATCTTGGACCTGATAGCAATGAGATTCAACTACATGAGGATGGCTCATGGAGTGTACACGTCCTGAAATCAGATGCACAAACACTCGATACACCAGTTAAGCCAGCCCAGAAAGTTGAGATAATTTCAGATGATTTAG AAGTAATTTCGACAAAGTGCGATGATAAGTCGGGCAGCAATCACGGGGTAGAACCTTCATCCACCACAGGTGTCACA GTTGATCTAACACTGAGTGATTCCGATGATGATTTACCTCTGAAGCGAAAGCAAAATTCTGGCAATTCCAATCGCTAg
- the LOC129793141 gene encoding transmembrane protein 135-like, which produces MASLSKFVGIPTTCVEYMHPWSDHCVNATAGLLLQSCSESLRIYSAVYLLSLVMRGKIPSRKDLQRTLHGMLQSTAFLTTNAFTFSMFVCLLRRWLGKLYFLTVAFIPSWMASFCAILVERPSRRGLLCLYVANVATETYWRMLESRGLVHPIKYGRVMIFGLSATILLLLYRSGLHKTQNDGLFDIIRFVVGKSEEAHAEDAERPPDRPPVARPAIPHGSILRIVHDKVMGFLRALPKHFSCPHRDSCVSYTLQGGTKLFCVGLGLQLTLSLVFQMGKILRNPSAIKRILRSRDVMKIALFLGGFSALFRATSCSLRHLLGRDSPYHAVPAGLLASTMFSQYPDTSVCLYIMWKMLQITYKLGIERKIVPRIPGATIFLYCTFTATLFHVAMVEPRNLRPSYWKFLHSLSGGRSAAIDRIPVDLWGLETSKQLMEVLKSTRTDFNVKFLL; this is translated from the exons ATGGCCAGCTTGAGTAAATTTGTGGGAATTCCCACAACTTGTGTGGAGTACATGCACCCGTGGTCAGATCACTGTGTCAATGCAACAGCTGGTCTCCTCTTGCAATCATGCAGTGAGTCCCTCCGGATCTATTCGGCTGTTTACTTG CTCTCCCTCGTGATGCGAGGGAAGATTCCCAGTCGAAAGGATTTACAACGAACACTGCACGGGATGCTGCAATCTACGGCATTTCTCACCACAAATGCCTTCACCTTCTCCATGTTCGTCTGCCTCCTGCGGCGATGGTTGGGTAAGTTGTACTTCCTCACGGTGGCCTTTATACCATCGTGGATGGCCAGCTTCTGCGCCATTCTCGTAGAGCGTCCATCGCGTCGTGGTCTCCTCTGTCTCTACGTTGCCAACGTAGCCACTGAGACCTACTGGCGAATGCTGGAATCCCGCGGGCTCGTACATCCCATCAAGTACGGCAGGGTGATGATCTTTGGCCTCAGTGCCACAATCCTGCTCCTCCTGTACCGCTCGGGATTGCACAAAACCCAAAATGATGGACTTTTTGACATTATACGCTTCGTTGTGGGAAAGAGTGAGGAAGCTCACGCAGAGGATGCCGAGCGTCCTCCTGATCGCCCACCCGTAGCCCGTCCAGCAATACCTCACGGGAGCATCCTTCGGATTGTCCATGACAAAGTAATGGGATTCCTCAGGGCTCTCCCGAAGCACTTCTCCTGCCCACATCGTGATTCGTGTGTTTCCTACACCCTCCAGGGTGGCACGAAGCTCTTCTGCGTTGGCCTCGGGCTACAGCTGACGCTCTCACTAGTCTTCCAGATGGGAAAAATCCTCCGGAACCCCTCGGCAATTAAACGAATCCTCCGGAGTCGCGATGTTATGAAGATTGCTCTCTTCCTCGGTGGCTTCTCTGCCCTCTTTCGCGCAACATCGTGCTCCCTGCGTCATCTCCTTGGGCGTGATTCACCATATCACGCAGTGCCAGCAGGACTCCTGGCAAGTACAATGTTCTCTCAGTACCCCGATACGAGTGTCTGCCTCTACATTATGTGGAAGATGCTGCAGATCACTTACAAGTTGGGCATTGAACGAAAGATCGTCCCACGAATCCCAGGAGCAACAATCTTCCTGTACTGCACCTTCACAGCCACCCTCTTTCATGTGGCAATGGTGGAGCCCCGAAATCTCCGACCGAGTTACTGGAAATTCCTTCATTCACTCTCCGGTGGTCGTTCAGCGGCTATTGATCGTATTCCTGTGGACCTATGGGGACTTGAGACGAGTAAACAACTCATGGAAGTCCTCAAGAGCACACGCACGGACTTTAATGTGAAGTTCCTCCTCTAA
- the LOC129793142 gene encoding E3 SUMO-protein ligase PIAS1 isoform X4 — protein MYQQQNMLSFTPDANRIMTSNNNGIMNYVSGYPQEVDVKLKKLAFFDILATLVNPSLLAPTSSQRLHENTLYFTLSPTQATEIASNRDIRNATRVEHIVQVQLRFCLMDTATEQDDYFPPNISVKVNGKQCQLPNPIPTNKPGVEPKRPPRPVNITGNIKASPLVTNTVQVSWCSEFNRGHVVSIYLVKKLTSPQLLQRLKTKGIKSADITRNLIIDKLKEDADCDIATTMLRVSLICPLGKMRMSTPCRASTCSHLQCFDACLYLQMNERKPTWNCPVCDKQAVYENLVIDGYFQDVIASKNLGPDSNEIQLHEDGSWSVHVLKSDAQTLDTPVKPAQKVEIISDDLVISTKCDDKSGSNHGVEPSSTTGVTVDLTLSDSDDDLPLKRKQNSGNSNR, from the exons ATGTATCAACAGCAGAATATGCTATCTTTCACCCCTGACGCCAATCGAATCATGACG TCAAACAACAATGGGATCATGAATTATGTGTCAGGGTACCCACAGGAGGTGGATGTGAAGCTGAAGAAGTTGGCATTCTTTGACATTCTCGCCACATTGGTCAATCCATCCCTGCTGGCACCCACATCGTCACAGCGTCTTCATGAGAACACCCTCTATTTCACCCTGTCACCCACCCAAGCTACGGAAATTGCCAGCAATCGTGACATCAGGAATGCCACAAGGGTTGAGCACATAGTGCAGGTTCAGCTGCGATTCTGCCTCATGGATACAGCCACTGAGCAGGATGATTACTTTCCACCCAATATCTCTGTCAAAGTCAACGGGAAGCAGTGTCAACTGCCG AATCCCATTCCAACAAATAAGCCTGGTGTTGAACCAAAACGTCCACCGAGACCTGTAAATATCACTGGAAACATAAAAGCATCACCTCTGGTGACAAATACCGTACAAGTTAGTTGGTGTTCGGAATTTAATCGTGGTCACGTTGTCTCTATTTACCTT gTGAAGAAACTCACATCTCCACAACTCCTGCAGCGGCTTAAGACAAAAGGAATTAAATCAGCTGACATTACGAGGAACCTAA TCATAGATAAACTAAAGGAGGATGCAGACTGCGATATTGCCACAACAATGCTAAGGGTATCACTTATATGTCCTCTGGGGAAGATGAGGATGTCAACACCATGCCGTGCATCAACCTGCTCCCATCTACAGTGCTTCGATGCGTGTTTGTATCTACAGATGAATGAGCGGAAGCCCACGTGGAATTGCCCAGTGTGCGATAAGCAGGCAGTTTATGAGAATTTGGTCATTGATGG GTACTTCCAAGACGTGATTGCATCGAAGAATCTTGGACCTGATAGCAATGAGATTCAACTACATGAGGATGGCTCATGGAGTGTACACGTCCTGAAATCAGATGCACAAACACTCGATACACCAGTTAAGCCAGCCCAGAAAGTTGAGATAATTTCAGATGATTTAG TAATTTCGACAAAGTGCGATGATAAGTCGGGCAGCAATCACGGGGTAGAACCTTCATCCACCACAGGTGTCACA GTTGATCTAACACTGAGTGATTCCGATGATGATTTACCTCTGAAGCGAAAGCAAAATTCTGGCAATTCCAATCGCTAg
- the LOC129793142 gene encoding E3 SUMO-protein ligase PIAS1 isoform X1: protein MYQQQNMLSFTPDANRIMTSNNNGIMNYVSGYPQEVDVKLKKLAFFDILATLVNPSLLAPTSSQRLHENTLYFTLSPTQATEIASNRDIRNATRVEHIVQVQLRFCLMDTATEQDDYFPPNISVKVNGKQCQLPNPIPTNKPGVEPKRPPRPVNITGNIKASPLVTNTVQVSWCSEFNRGHVVSIYLVKKLTSPQLLQRLKTKGIKSADITRNLIIDKLKEDADCDIATTMLRVSLICPLGKMRMSTPCRASTCSHLQCFDACLYLQMNERKPTWNCPVCDKQAVYENLVIDGYFQDVIASKNLGPDSNEIQLHEDGSWSVHVLKSDAQTLDTPVKPAQKVEIISDDLEVISTKCDDKSGSNHGVEPSSTTGVTVDLTLSDSDDDLPLKRKQNSGNSNR, encoded by the exons ATGTATCAACAGCAGAATATGCTATCTTTCACCCCTGACGCCAATCGAATCATGACG TCAAACAACAATGGGATCATGAATTATGTGTCAGGGTACCCACAGGAGGTGGATGTGAAGCTGAAGAAGTTGGCATTCTTTGACATTCTCGCCACATTGGTCAATCCATCCCTGCTGGCACCCACATCGTCACAGCGTCTTCATGAGAACACCCTCTATTTCACCCTGTCACCCACCCAAGCTACGGAAATTGCCAGCAATCGTGACATCAGGAATGCCACAAGGGTTGAGCACATAGTGCAGGTTCAGCTGCGATTCTGCCTCATGGATACAGCCACTGAGCAGGATGATTACTTTCCACCCAATATCTCTGTCAAAGTCAACGGGAAGCAGTGTCAACTGCCG AATCCCATTCCAACAAATAAGCCTGGTGTTGAACCAAAACGTCCACCGAGACCTGTAAATATCACTGGAAACATAAAAGCATCACCTCTGGTGACAAATACCGTACAAGTTAGTTGGTGTTCGGAATTTAATCGTGGTCACGTTGTCTCTATTTACCTT gTGAAGAAACTCACATCTCCACAACTCCTGCAGCGGCTTAAGACAAAAGGAATTAAATCAGCTGACATTACGAGGAACCTAA TCATAGATAAACTAAAGGAGGATGCAGACTGCGATATTGCCACAACAATGCTAAGGGTATCACTTATATGTCCTCTGGGGAAGATGAGGATGTCAACACCATGCCGTGCATCAACCTGCTCCCATCTACAGTGCTTCGATGCGTGTTTGTATCTACAGATGAATGAGCGGAAGCCCACGTGGAATTGCCCAGTGTGCGATAAGCAGGCAGTTTATGAGAATTTGGTCATTGATGG GTACTTCCAAGACGTGATTGCATCGAAGAATCTTGGACCTGATAGCAATGAGATTCAACTACATGAGGATGGCTCATGGAGTGTACACGTCCTGAAATCAGATGCACAAACACTCGATACACCAGTTAAGCCAGCCCAGAAAGTTGAGATAATTTCAGATGATTTAG AAGTAATTTCGACAAAGTGCGATGATAAGTCGGGCAGCAATCACGGGGTAGAACCTTCATCCACCACAGGTGTCACA GTTGATCTAACACTGAGTGATTCCGATGATGATTTACCTCTGAAGCGAAAGCAAAATTCTGGCAATTCCAATCGCTAg
- the LOC129793142 gene encoding E3 SUMO-protein ligase PIAS1 isoform X3: MYQQQNMLSFTPDANRIMTQSNNNGIMNYVSGYPQEVDVKLKKLAFFDILATLVNPSLLAPTSSQRLHENTLYFTLSPTQATEIASNRDIRNATRVEHIVQVQLRFCLMDTATEQDDYFPPNISVKVNGKQCQLPNPIPTNKPGVEPKRPPRPVNITGNIKASPLVTNTVQVSWCSEFNRGHVVSIYLVKKLTSPQLLQRLKTKGIKSADITRNLIIDKLKEDADCDIATTMLRVSLICPLGKMRMSTPCRASTCSHLQCFDACLYLQMNERKPTWNCPVCDKQAVYENLVIDGYFQDVIASKNLGPDSNEIQLHEDGSWSVHVLKSDAQTLDTPVKPAQKVEIISDDLVISTKCDDKSGSNHGVEPSSTTGVTVDLTLSDSDDDLPLKRKQNSGNSNR, encoded by the exons ATGTATCAACAGCAGAATATGCTATCTTTCACCCCTGACGCCAATCGAATCATGACG CAGTCAAACAACAATGGGATCATGAATTATGTGTCAGGGTACCCACAGGAGGTGGATGTGAAGCTGAAGAAGTTGGCATTCTTTGACATTCTCGCCACATTGGTCAATCCATCCCTGCTGGCACCCACATCGTCACAGCGTCTTCATGAGAACACCCTCTATTTCACCCTGTCACCCACCCAAGCTACGGAAATTGCCAGCAATCGTGACATCAGGAATGCCACAAGGGTTGAGCACATAGTGCAGGTTCAGCTGCGATTCTGCCTCATGGATACAGCCACTGAGCAGGATGATTACTTTCCACCCAATATCTCTGTCAAAGTCAACGGGAAGCAGTGTCAACTGCCG AATCCCATTCCAACAAATAAGCCTGGTGTTGAACCAAAACGTCCACCGAGACCTGTAAATATCACTGGAAACATAAAAGCATCACCTCTGGTGACAAATACCGTACAAGTTAGTTGGTGTTCGGAATTTAATCGTGGTCACGTTGTCTCTATTTACCTT gTGAAGAAACTCACATCTCCACAACTCCTGCAGCGGCTTAAGACAAAAGGAATTAAATCAGCTGACATTACGAGGAACCTAA TCATAGATAAACTAAAGGAGGATGCAGACTGCGATATTGCCACAACAATGCTAAGGGTATCACTTATATGTCCTCTGGGGAAGATGAGGATGTCAACACCATGCCGTGCATCAACCTGCTCCCATCTACAGTGCTTCGATGCGTGTTTGTATCTACAGATGAATGAGCGGAAGCCCACGTGGAATTGCCCAGTGTGCGATAAGCAGGCAGTTTATGAGAATTTGGTCATTGATGG GTACTTCCAAGACGTGATTGCATCGAAGAATCTTGGACCTGATAGCAATGAGATTCAACTACATGAGGATGGCTCATGGAGTGTACACGTCCTGAAATCAGATGCACAAACACTCGATACACCAGTTAAGCCAGCCCAGAAAGTTGAGATAATTTCAGATGATTTAG TAATTTCGACAAAGTGCGATGATAAGTCGGGCAGCAATCACGGGGTAGAACCTTCATCCACCACAGGTGTCACA GTTGATCTAACACTGAGTGATTCCGATGATGATTTACCTCTGAAGCGAAAGCAAAATTCTGGCAATTCCAATCGCTAg
- the LOC129793145 gene encoding ubiquitin-conjugating enzyme E2 H, protein MSSPSAGKRRMDTDVIKLIESKHEVTILGGLNEFCVKFFGPRGTPYEGGVWKVRVHLPEHYPFKSPSIGFMNKVYHPNIDEVSGTVCLDVINQAWTALYDLSNIFESFLPQLLTYPNPVDPLNGDAAAMYLHKPEEYKKKVSDYVKRFATEEALRDQENVDSSDSESSMSEFSEDEAQDMEL, encoded by the exons ATGTCGTCTCCTAGTGCGGGAAAGCGTCGCATGGACACGGATGTTATTAAATT AATTGAAAGTAAGCATGAAGTGACTATATTGGGAGGCCTCAATGAATTTTGCGTAAAATTCTTTGGACCACGGGGAA CTCCCTATGAAGGTGGTGTATGGAAAGTTCGTGTCCATTTGCCAGAGCACTATCCCTTTAAATCGCCAAGTATCGGCTTTATGAATAAGGTGTACCATCCAAATATTGATGAAGTTTCGGGGACTGTATGCTTAGATGTCATCAACCAAGCATGGACTGCTCTTTATG ATTTGAGCAACATCTTTGAATCATTTCTGCCACAGTTACTCACATATCCAAATCCTGTGGATCCTCTCAATGGAGATGCGGCTGCTATGTATCTTCACAAACCCGAGGAGTATAAAAAGAAGGTATCAG actacGTGAAGAGATTCGCGACAGAAGAAGCTCTCCGAGATCAGGAAAATGTGGATAGTTCCGACAGTGAATCCAGTATGTCTGAATTTAGTGAGGATGAGGCACAAGATATGGAGTTATAA